The following is a genomic window from Sutcliffiella horikoshii.
CCACTGGATGAAGGAATCCGTGCTGGCAGACCTCTTGCCGACGCTGAACGCAGTTTATGTGGGAATGAGTGCGGGGAGCATGGTAATGGCCCCTAATATTGGAGAAATCTTCGTTGGCTGGACTCCACCAAACGGTGAAGATAAAACGCTGGGGCTGGTTGATTTTGCAATGTTCCCGCATCTGGACCACGAGATGTTGCCGGGAAACACCATGGCTGTCGCAGAGAAGTGGGCCGCAGGGATGCAAGGACCAGCGTATGCCATTGATGACATGACGGCTATCAAAGTGATAGATGGGGAAGTAGAAGTTGTTTCCGAAGGGCAGTGGAAGCTGTTTAGCCCTAAAACGAGTGATTTGTAATCCTACAAAATGGTGCACAAAATATCGGATGACTAGATTAAACTCCTGTTATTCTATTGATGAAAGGGGGTCATATTAATGGATTTGCTTAAGGACATGAATACTGCAATGAAGTATATCGAGGAAAACCTTACTAATGAAATAGATTTTAAGGTGGTGGCAAGGATAGCTCATTGTTCTGAATATCATTTTAAAAGAATGTTTTCTTTCCTTGCAGGAATTACGTTATCAGAATATATACGCCGCAGACGACTTAGTTTGGCAGCTCAAGAGCTTCATGATAGTAAGGTGAAAGTAATCGATGTTGCAATAAAATATGGATACAATTCACCGGATTCTTTTACTAGAGCCTTTTTCAATTTACACGGCATCACACCATCAGAAGCAAGAGAAAATGGTCAGCAACTAAAAGCCTATCCTCATATGACCTTTCAATTATCAATTAGAGGAGGAAATGAAATGAATTACCGAATAGAACAGAAAGAAGCATTTAACATCGTTGGAATTATGAAAAGGGTTCCCATCGTTTTTCAAGGGGAAAATCCCGAAATCATAGATATGTGGAAATCCTTAGATGCTGATAAGATATCTAATTTACAAAAACTCTCCAATGTGGAACCAAAGGGTATGATTCAAGCATCTACTAATTTCTCGGAAGGACGGATGGAAGAGAAAGGTGAGTTGGATCAGTATATTGGAGTCGCAACAACGCAAGAGAATCCTGAAAGCTTTGTAAAACTTGAAGTCCCTGCCCTAACATGGGCGATATTTGAGACAACAGGACCATTTCCTCACACCCTTCAGGAAACTTGGGGAAAAATTTATTCTGAGTGGTTCCCATCTTCAAGCTATCAAGTTACAGAAGGACCAGAAATCTTGTCGATTAAAAGCAAAGATCTAGCATCACCATCTGTAAAGTGTGAAATATGGATTCCGGTTTTAAAGAAGTAAAAGAGCTTTTAGCTGCCAAATACAAAGATACAATGTAATAAGCTAACAAAAATTAACGCAGGATAATACCTGCGTTTTTTGTGTGATTTCTTACTAAAAGCAAATTAGAGGTAAAGAAAACACTTTTTTGTTAAGGTTATTTTGAACAAAAAATAAGGAGGTAAGATAAGGATGTCTACATTGCTCGAAGAAATCAAAGCT
Proteins encoded in this region:
- a CDS encoding Type 1 glutamine amidotransferase-like domain-containing protein — protein: MKLLLTSAGVNNKSIHDALVDMLDKPIAESNALCIPTAMYGHPWVGPGVKAWEFIRGSSDNPMVNLGWKSVGVLELTALPSIDQDRWVPLVRETDVLLVSGGDALYLYHWMKESVLADLLPTLNAVYVGMSAGSMVMAPNIGEIFVGWTPPNGEDKTLGLVDFAMFPHLDHEMLPGNTMAVAEKWAAGMQGPAYAIDDMTAIKVIDGEVEVVSEGQWKLFSPKTSDL
- a CDS encoding AraC family transcriptional regulator; the encoded protein is MDLLKDMNTAMKYIEENLTNEIDFKVVARIAHCSEYHFKRMFSFLAGITLSEYIRRRRLSLAAQELHDSKVKVIDVAIKYGYNSPDSFTRAFFNLHGITPSEARENGQQLKAYPHMTFQLSIRGGNEMNYRIEQKEAFNIVGIMKRVPIVFQGENPEIIDMWKSLDADKISNLQKLSNVEPKGMIQASTNFSEGRMEEKGELDQYIGVATTQENPESFVKLEVPALTWAIFETTGPFPHTLQETWGKIYSEWFPSSSYQVTEGPEILSIKSKDLASPSVKCEIWIPVLKK